GAGTCCAACAACCGCGTGGCCCGCTCCGGATATGTAGTACCCGTGTACCCGCTTTCCGACAAGGACAGCATCAGGATGTACGGATTCACCGTAACCGATAGTTTCGTCGACACGATGACCATCACCACCGAGAGCAGCGGTCTCCCCGTCGATATCGTCTCGCAGACTTCCCACTACGGAGGTATCATCCGCATACCCTCCTTCGTGCAGTCCGATCTGATTATCAAGAATGCGGTCACCATCAAGTCCGCCGACGGACTCAAGGCATACACCCTGGCGGTGGATACCGTTTCCGTGTATGCGGGAATCAACTATTCCCAGATCACCCTCGGATACGAGGATGTCTACATCGATGTGACCTTCATCGGATGGGATCAGGTCGAACACGTGGCCTCTGTAAAGCTCAGGTCCTCGTTCGCGATCCCTGTCGAGCTCCAGTATCTCGAGGAGAACCCCGACGGATACAGGTTCAACGGCTGGTGGGACGCACCAGGAACCTCCGGTGTCAGGGCTGACGAGTATACCAAGTTCGACTTCAACGACAAGTGGTACGTCAACTTCCAGCCTCTGACCTACACTCTGGAGCTCAAGACCAAGTCCGCCGACCCCAGCGAGCCCACCCACGAGAGTACGTGGACCCTGTACGGACCCTACTCCCTGCATGTGGTCGGCAACTCCCTCTACTACACCGACGCGGTGAACACCAACAAGGTCATGATGTTCGAGGGCAACTCCATCCTCGGATGGACCGTGTCCAACTACCAGGACAACAGAGGTAGGAACTACACCGGTGACACCGAACCGATGATCGGCGACCGTATCGGAGATAACGCAGTCTTCATCAGGCTGACCATGAACCTCTACGACCTGACCCTGGAGTTCTACAACGCGGGTGTCGCTATCGATGCCGCCCAGGTCTTCAAGATCAGGGGCTGGGAGGTCGGCGACGGAGAGGAATTCCACTTCGGATCGATCGTGGAGGACGTCCCCTACAGCAAGATCCAGAACGGACTCAACCTGCCGGTCCCCGTCAACCAGACCTATGCGTTCAACAACATGGTAGCAGGCAGCACACCCGTCCCCAAGGCGGATGACGGTCATTACTATCTGAGGATCACCTACTTCGAGAGTTCCGACTCTATCACCATCCGTTACAACATGGATATCGGAGTCTACACCGTGGAATTCACCATGAACGACGACACCTCCTCCGTCTTCGTCGACGGACCCTTCAACGTGGGCGACGAGGTGTGGCTCAACTCCACCGATTACTACACCAAGATCGGTTACCAGTTCCACCACTACAGCATCGCCGGCGATGCCACCGAGTACCGTGACGGAAGGAATGTCGTCATCACGGATGCGATGGTCGGCAGTTCCTCCTACTGTGTTATCTCGGTCACCGCAGTGTGGGCCCCGCTGGACTACAGCGTCACCTTCGACCTCGGCGACTACACCGCCGAGATCCCCGCACAGACCGTCAACAACGGCGGTACCGTCACTCTCCCTGTTTTAGAAAGAGGATTTGTTTCCAGAAGAAGTGATTTAGTTGGAAATATAAAACAGAATCATAGAAAGACCGTGTTTACGAACGAGCTGACGGAGTCGCGAGTGAGTAAACACGGTCTTTCTACGCGCGCGCCTACTCTTTCGAACTGTATCCGGCGAAAAATCTCCATAGCTCACGCTGACAGAAACCGATGCAGGGCTTCACTGTGCAATCAAAATCGCACACTGCAGCTATCTGTCTTCACAGAATACGGAAGAAGGAGTCTTCAGATCCAATGCCCAATGCGGGCGTGTTTCGTTGTAGAATTCGATATACTGGCTCATGAGTGCGTCATATTCCTCCAGGGTTGCTTCTCCGGGAAGATTCGCCTCGCGGCGAATCGACCCGTGCCAGCGTTCCACCTTGCCTTGGGTCGTCGGTTTGCGTACGCCACCCATAACATGACGGATACCTTTGGATTCGCACCACTCGTCGAATCTCGTATCCCCTCCGTTATTGGCAGCCCATTGGGTACCATGATCCGAAAGTATGGCTCTGGGTGTACCGTATTCCTCTATGCATTCTTCCAGTATCCTGAGAACGTTATCCGTCGTCGCATACACGTCGACGGTATGAGACAGCATCCTGCGTGACTTGTCGTCTATGACCGACAGGAACTCTACCTTTCTGCCTGTAGTTCTGTCTGTTCCCAGCTCCACGTAGTCGATCTGCCACATGTCGTTGGCATGTGGCATCTCGAAGGATTTGTAGACCTTCCCGATGCGCATCGTGACATTCTCGAATCCCGCTTCCCGGAGCACCGCATGTACTGTGGGATGGGATGCATTGACACCCGAGATCTTGCCGATCTTGGCGGCACCCAGTTTCATGTAGGCTTGCTTCGTTTCGATCACAGCGTCCCTGATTTCATCGCGTTTCGGAGTGTACTGTCCTTTTGCCGGCCCCGGGCGTTTCGGGGCCAGCATTTTCGTGTAGCCCTCGATCTTGGTGTATTTGGTGTAGGGCACTCCGAATCTGTGGTAATGCTTTGCCTTCAGGAAACGGTTGCGAAGGGAACGGATGTGCGTGTGGGAATATCCGAATTTCTTTCCGATATCCCTCAGCGAGGAGCGTTCCTTATCGGAACGCCCATTTTCAAAGCAGAACCTCTCCAAAACGAGGGCTCTTTTCCGCTCGGTCAAGGCTATCTTTTTTAACCTTTGTTTCTCATGATGACTTAGGGTTTTTTGCATGTTTCGACAACCTGGAAAAAACCCTAACTTTTGATAAGTCTTTGCAGGAGCGAACAGACACTCGTTCGTTCGCCGACTTCGTCAGCTCACTCACTCGTGTCTGTTCGCTCAGATTCATTCTGCTGTAAACTTATCTTGTTTCTAAAACATACCGTCACTCTCCCCGACGTGTCCAAGTACTACGGACACATGCCGGAGTCCTGGTTCTGGGTCAAGGGCGAAGCTAAGTCTGACACCTTCACCGAGAACCCCACGCTCACCAGTGATATCATCTCCGCTTACGCCGACGGTCTCAACATCGTCATCGGCGTCAACTGGGCTCTCAAGACCTACACCCTCAACGTCCGCGGAGACACATCCTATGCAGAGATTACGGACGCCAAGCTCGGCGACACCGTGACCCTGTGGACCCACACTTATGTGCCTCAGTACAAGGCATTCTCCGGATGGGGAATCGGCGAGTCCACCTACAAGGAGGGTGATGTGACGTTCGACAGCGTCATGGCCGAAGCCGGCGACGCCAACTCCGGTGTTGTGTCATTTACCATGGTCTACATCGACATCCAGTACCACATCAGGTACGATCCGCAGGGAGGTGTCGGAAGCATCGAGGACCTCAACCTGTATGTCATCGGTGACGAGTTCCATGTCGCAGTTCCCGACAGCTCCGTCTTCTACAAGTACGGATACTCCTTCGTGGGATGGAAGTTCAACAAGGACGACGACGTCATCTACGAGGACACCGGAACCTTCAAGGAGGAACTGGCTAGGAACGCTGACACCAGCACCAGCACCGTGACCTTCTATGCCGTATGGGCACAGAAGTCCTACAGGATCAGCTACGAACTCGAGGGAGGAAGGTACGGACCCTCCGCACCCTCCTACGTCCGCTACGGAGACGATGTCCCGATCGATAACCCCACCCGTGTCGGATACACCTTCGAGGGATGGACCGCAACCGGACTGGGAACCGGTGCTCTGTACAAGTCCAAGTCCGACAACATGATGCACTGGAACGGAACCCTCGTCGAGGCCACCGTGTTCAGGGACCTTACCGAGAGTTCCTCTCCCGTCATCCTGACCGCACACTGGGCTGTGGCTTCCTATAACACCCAGTATCTCCCCAACGGAGGTACCTGGACCAGCATCAGCAGCAGCCAGTACCAGATCAGGATCGGAGACACCATCGAGCTTCCCACCGTAAGGGATGCCACTAAGACCGGTTACTCCTTCGCAGGATGGGGAATCGATACCGCCAATGTCATCCCTGCGGGAACGAAGCTGACCGAGGCAATGGTCGGTGACTCGTCCACCTTCACCCTGTACGCCATCTGGACCCCTGTGATCTACCAGCTGCAGTACAGGTACATCACCGATTCGCAGTACAGTACCATCAACGTCGACTATGGTACGAGCGCATACGTTCCGATCCTCGAGAGGGCCGGTTACACGTTCCGTGGATGGACCATCAACGGTGCCGGAATGGAAGCCGAGTACAGCACGGACAAGACCGAGTGGTACAAGATCGGATCCTCCATGGTGAACGGAACCTACTTCAGGAACATGTCCACCGAGGCGGGTGCGGTCATCACCATGAACGCGGAGTGGACTCCCATCGAGTACAGGGTCGCATACAACTGCAACGGCGGTACCGGTATCGCGCCCACCGACTCCAACGTGTACACCGTGGGAACCAAGCTCGAGATGAAGGAGTACAGCTACCTCAACGGTACCAACGGAAGCAAGACCATCATCGGATGGTCGCTGGAGATCAATGGTTCCGCTGTCAATGTCAGCGAGTTTACCCAGGGTCTCTGTAATGCCGCGGATGCAACCAACACCGTCAACTTCTACGGTGTGTGGATCAGCGACATGTGCACCGTGATAGTGGACCTCGAGGGAGGTTCTCCCAACTTCATCCCTGCCGGATGGATCCAGAACGCCGAAGGCAAGTACGAGAAGATGGTCAACCCCAACACCAACACCAAGGATGCACTCGAGGACTGGTCCACCGTCACCATCTCCAAGGGCGGATACAGCTTCTCCGGCTGGGAGTACAACGATTCCATCGTCCTATCCACCGTGACCGCTTATCCTGTCTTTGACAAGATCCAGACCACCGCACTGTACGGATTCCTTGCGATCATCGCAGCCTTCCCCATAATCGCGGTTGTGATCTTCGTCCTCAACAGACCGCGCTGAAAACCATTCAAACGGGCTCCGAAAGGAGCCCGTAAACCCTAAACGGAGAGGTTACCCCTCTCCTTTACCTTTCATCTATTACAGATTTTAACAGGATTATCAGCCAATTATGCATAGGGAGCAGTAAGAATCGTCGTTTCTGAAGACAATTCAGTCGTTGGGTTCAAGATTCGCTTTTTATATCTCGACATAATTTCCGCATCTAGAGGAATAATATGGCATTCAGCGAGAAGTTTCTCACCAAGAAGAACGCCGTCACCATAGCAGCGGTGGCAATCATCGCATTGTCCATATTCTTCGTTTTCTTCAACCTGAACGGGAACTCGGCCGACTTCAGCAACAGGGATATCAGGCTGATCATCACCGACTCCATGGACGGGGAACCGCAGGATTACGAGATCCGCACCATCCCCAAGGATTCCCTGGTCATGGTCGAAATTCTCTCCGATTCCGAGAAGGAGAATCTGAAGGTCGGCGACGTCGTACAGTTCCGTTACGGGAACGTTTACAACCATCACCGTGTCATAGCTAACGATGTCGAAAGCAGGACCATAACAACGCAAGGAGACAACACGGACGCTCCGGATTCCCCCATGTCCTACGATAAGGTCCGCGGGAAAGTGGTCGGAGTCAACCATGTTCTGGGAGAACTCGTCACATTCGTCAAGGCCTATGTCCTGGTGATTCTGATCTTCTTCGTTGCGGTGTATGTCGCAATCAGGCTCGTCGAGGAGATCAGGAAAGAGAAAGGGGCTTCCTGAGTACTGCTGCGTTCGGTTTCTAACGACCATCCTGAGCCTAGGCCCATATAGGCGAGATATACACGCACTCCTGCTTTGTATGGACTCTTTGTTCCGGGGAGGCTCATTTGAAACTAGGTGCCTCTAGGCCGTGTTCTGCAATCATTTTTTCCAGAGTGCAGAGATGTTTGGTACCTTCATTTATATCCTTATTTCCGAGTTTTATTTCGGTATTTCTGCGGTACTTTAGCGGTAATTTCTGCGGTACTTTAGTGCTAAATCTTGCGGTATATTAGTGCAATTTTTAACTATTGTTTAGTTTTGTTTTTTGCCCAGAACAAATCTATCCTGAAAGAATAGAGGCGGGCTCAGGCTGAATTGCCTCAAGTACCAACAGCAATCGACTGTATCGATTCCTGTGGCCTCTCTCGGCATGTTAGCATCGGGATGCTTAGAAGAATGAATCTAAGAAAAGATAGACACCGCCCCGCCGGTAAGGCGGGACAGTGTCCCTGTAATGGGTTTAGTACCTCTGGACCTTGCTTCCGACCCTGTTCAGGGACAGGAGGATCATACACAGTAGGATGACCAGGAGTATGAACGGACCCAGGATGAAGAAGTCGTGGGTTCTCTGCTGAACCGGCAGGATGGAGATCTGCTTGACCAGCGGAGCACTGTCAGGACTCAGCATGTATCCGTCGGGGAGGTTGACCGTGACGATGTAGTCTCCCTTCTCGATGAACTGCACAGGGTTGCCGTCCAGGTCGGTGACGGTGACATCGCATACGATGTCGTTACCGTTCTCGTCCTGGAGAACGACCTTGATGTCCTGCACGTTTCCGTTGTAGTAGTACTTCTTGTCCTCCCAGATGACCTTGGCCATGTGGCTGTACACCGAGAGCTTTCCGTCGTGGACGGTAATCTCGTAGCTGGCATCCTCGGGCTCGTTCAGGCAGTAGATGCGGTATACTCCGCAGATTCCGTCCTGGGCGTAGTCCGTGGCGAATTCGAACACAGCGGTGAGGTCTGCGACGGTATCGTCTCCCAGCAGGCCCTGGGCGGAGACAGTGAATTCCGGCAGGGGTGCCGCGGGATCGATGTGCTTGTCCTCGATGTAAACATCGAGGGCTACCTTGGTGATGCTGAAGGGCACCTCGGCGTTGAAGGTCGCGTGGTTGACCTTGGTCGCCTTGATGTAGACGATTCCGGACTCAGCTGCTGACTTGACCTGAGGCACCTCGGAGCTCCAGTTCTCCAGATCGTAGCTGTACACCACATCCGCACCGTCGTAATCGTTGATGGTCACGACAGGGTGGTAATGTCCGTCATATGCGCCCTGGTAGGCCGTGTAGGTGAGGTTGATGGGTGCCAGGATAATCTTGTACTGAAGAGTCCTGTCCACGTTTCCTTGGGTGTCGGACCAGATGTAGTGTTCGGTATCCTTGAGGACAAGGGTTGCAGTGTAGGTTCCGACTTCGGTGGCCTTTCCTCCGACGACGGTGTAGTAGGTTCCGTCCTCGTAGGCGGTCAGTTCCTCTCCCGTGTAGTACAGGACACCGTAGCTTCCGGGTGCCGGAGGCAGGGTGACGTACACGGGGTTGATAGTGTAACGCGCGGTTCCGTTGAAGGTCATCTCGTAGTTGCTGGCCTTGAAGGCTCCGTTGTCTCCTATGGCGAGGGTTCCGATTCCCACGTCGTTGTTACCCATGTTGCTGCTCAGGGGGACCAGGGATCCGGAGAACCTGGGGGACTCTCCGGTGACTGCGCCAGTAAAGCTGTAGGTGAACTCGGGATCGGCCTCTCCGTAGGACTTGGCAACCTGGTTGGCCACGACGCTGAGGGTCCTCTTGCCGATGGTGAACTCATAGGTCAGGTCGTCCGTGGTTCCGGTGGACTCCCAGGCGGTGTTGACCTTGTTCCTGAGGGATACGGTCACCGTGTAGGTACCTGCGTTGATCTGGCTCTCACCGCTGACGGTGTACATGTTGCTGGGAGCAATCGTGTAGGTCTGGATGGTTCCGTTGTACACGAATACAGTGGTATCCGCCTTGGGTGCTGGGATGTATCCGGGAAGGATGGTCATGGTGGTGACGGCGGAGGAGTCCACCTCGTAGTTGGTGAGGGAACCGCTGCTCATGCTGATGGTCCTGACGCTGACCGCGTAGGTACCTGCGTTGACAGGGTTGCTCGGGCTGTACCTGAGGTTGATGGTCATCGCATCACCGGGAGCCAGGCCGTAGGCAGTGGCCTTGGGCTCCTTGGGCTGTCCGTCGTACATGAAGGTGCTGGTCTCGATGGTAATCGTCACGGGGGCCGCGGTAACCTTGAGGGTTCCCTCGGTCTTGTTCACGATGTAGTTCTCGGTGACATCGTTGCTGTCTGCATCGCGCACAAGGAAGCTGATGGTGTTGGTGACTTCTCCCACATTGGTGATGGTTCCGCTGGCAGAACCGCTGGTGGTCTGTCCCGCGGCAGTGCTGCCAGAGATGGTGAGTGCGGGAGCAGTCAGCGGAGTACCGTCGTAGGTCTTGGTTCCGCTGGCGGAGGAGACGCTCAGGCTGAGCTTCTCGATCTCGACAGTCACGCTCTCGTTGACGGTGTCGTATCCGACCGCGGTAATCCTGTACTTGACAGGATAGCTGCCGGCCTTGACATATTCGGGACAGTCGGTGCTGTAGGTGGTTCCTCCGTCGGTGGAATACTCCACGACGGAACCCGCGGTGCTTACGGAGATCTCCACGGCCTTGTGGGCGACACCGTCGTAGGGTGCGTTGTACACCGTTGCGGTGTAATCAATGTCGTAGGTCCTGATGGTCAGCACAGCATGCATGTCCTCGATGGCGTTGTAGTTGCCGGTAAGGAGCTTGAAGTGTGCGGTAGCATTGTAGACTCCGATCTCGGTTCCCTTGTTGGCGGTGTACTGGACCTCGAAGTCGGCAGGGAGCGGGTGAAGGGCATCCACAGCAATCTCGATCTTGTGCTCCGCGCCGTCGTAGCGCACTTCATCGCCGGCAAAGGTGATGTAGCGGGTATCGTAGGTCGCCTTCTCGACGGTCAGCTTGCCGGGTGCGTAGGTGATGCTGTAGTTGGCGGTAACGTCGTTCTCGGAGGAATCGCGGATGACAATGGTGCAGGTGTTGTTCGAACTTCCTGCATCGGTCTGGGTTCCGGTGAAGGTCGCCGTGATTGCATGTCCGGTGACGAGACTGCCTGCGCTGACTGTACCGGTGTTGAGGGTCAGCGGGGTGCCGTCGTAGACCTTGGAGGCAGCGCTGGAGGCGTAGGTGATAGCCCTCTTGGTGACCTCGGCAGTTGCATGGCCGTTATAGTCATTGCAGTGTTCGGCGGTGATCTTGTACCAGAACTCCTGGGTTCCCACATCGGTGATGGTGGGGCAGGTAGTGCTCCAGCTGACATTGTCGGTCGAGTACTGGATGACGGCACCGGCGGGACTGGTCACCGTGATGCTGATGACATTGTGGGCAGCACCGTCGTAAACAGCCTTGTAGACCTTGTTCTCAGCGATATCCATGTCGATTTCCACGATGTGGAGGGTTGCCTGCATGGGGTCTATGGCCTGATAGTTGCCGTTGACGGTGAAGGTGGCCGTTGCATTGTAATCGCCGATCTCGGTTCCCTTGTTACCGGTGTAGGCCACGGTGATTCCGGCGGGCAGGGCACTGTAGCCTTCATCGAATACGATTACCAGTTCATGCTCCGCGCCGTCGTACTTCACGGTGGTCTCGGGGAAGGTCATGTGGTTGAAGATGGCCTTGTCAACCGTGAGGGTTCCGGGCAGGTATGTGATGTTATAGTTAGCGGTCACATCTGCATCGGAAGAGTCCCTGATGGTCACGGTGAAGGTGTTGGCGGAGGTTCCGGCATTGGTCTGGGAACCGGTGACCGACTTCACGAAGCTGTGTCCGGAGATCAGGCTGCCGACGGTAAGGGTAACGGTCTCGTCGGTGAGTGCGGTGCCGTCATAGGCCTTTGCGGCGGGTGTTCCGGAGGTGAAGGTCAGAGCGACCTTCCTGACCTCGTAGGTGGCAGTAGCATTGACAGTCTCGTAACCGAGAGCGGCAATCCTGTAATAGACAGTACCGCTGCCTGCATCCGTGACCGTCGGACACACCGTTGTATAGGAAACACCGTCGAGCGAGTAGGTGATATCTGCGCTCACAGGCTCGGTTAGAGAGATATCCACCATGGGGTGCGATGCACCGTCGTAGTCTCCGACGTATCCCGTGGGGGTGTACTTCATGTCCTTCACGTAAATCTTGAGGGTAGCTGACTTGGACGGGATCTGGTTGTAGTTGTTACCGACGTTGAAGGAGACGGTAACAGGGTGCTCTCCTACATCCGTGAAGGTGTTGCTGGGTGTGTATACAACTCCAATCTCCGCGGGGATAGGTTCGCTGGCCGTGATCTCGATCGACTGGGGTGCAGCGTTATACTGGACATCCTTGTTGATGAAGTTGATGGTTCCGTTGTAGGTCGCCTTAGCGATAGTGATAGATACCTCACCATTGGTAATCGCGGTGTAGTTATCGGTCGCATCAGTCTTGTAGTACACAGTGTAAGTGCCTGCATTCTTGGCGGTGGGGACGGTCTCGGTGTACGTGCCATCCTTGTCAAGGCTGTACTTCACGGTCACTTCGCTGGGTGCGGTGACATCGGTCAGCAGGGTCTGCTCCGATCCGTTGTAGGTAAGGGTAGGCACAACCGGTGTGAGACTGGGTGTGGCCTTGGCGATTGTGACTTCCACATTGCCCTCGGCGGCTTCATGGTTCGAATCGCTGGCGATCTTCCAGTACACCTTGTATGTTCCTGCGTCAGTCCTCTCGGGAATCGTTGCGGAGTAGGTTCCTTCTGGATTGTCCACGCTGAAGGTGATCTCTCCTCCGACCTTGTCGGAAACGGTCACGAGAGGAGCAGCGGCACCGTTGTAGGTGCGGTTGTTCTTCTCGATGGTTGCAGAGGCAGGGGCCTTAGTGATCTTGTAGGTCACGGTAACGGAATCCTCATCGGTTCCCTTCCAGCTGTTGTTGGCAGGGTTTCTGAGGGTGAAGGTCACGCTGTAGTCTCCGGCGTCGGTCTTGGCCTCGCTGGTCCAGGTGTAGTAGGTGTCATCCAGATCTTCGGTTGGGTCGTACGGGTTGCCGTCGTACACGTGGTTCTCGAGCACGGGTATGTCGATCTTTGTGTCGCGGACCACTACCGAGATATCTCCTTCGAGAGTGGTGTGGTTATCTGCAGTGACCCTGTACTTGTAGGTACCGGACTCGGTGGAATTGGTGACCTGGATCATATCTGCCCAGCTGCTGCCGTCCTTGCTGAATTGCCAGACAGGGGTCTGATTGTCAACGGCCTTGGCGACGTAGTTGCTGGCAATGTTGTGTGCCTCACCGTCGTAATCTCCGCTGTAGGGCAGCAGGGACTCGATGACGATGGTGGCAGGACGGATGGTCAGCTTTCCGTAGTTAACGGTGATAACGTAGTTGGATGCGAGAGTAGATCCCGACATCTCGTATTCGAACTCATTATTAATCGTTGTGGCAGTGGTAAGCGTGGGGAATCCGGTACAGATTACGCCCTCGGCGTTAACGAATCCATCTGTATCGACAGAGTCGTTCTTCAAGGTAAGCTTGCCATCTTCACCATAGGTGATTTCCGCACTGCGCGATGTGATTGTCGCAGCCTTCGGCGTGATCTTAGCCGTGCAGGAGATCGTGGGCAGTATGTAGTTTCCTGTAGCTCCATTTGCCGTGTAGGTGATGTTGATGGTGTAATACTCATCTGTGGTGGAAACATCCTTGCTGGGGAATGCTGCACTGATGTTGCTGAGAGTGATCTCATCCGATCCCTCGAGTCCGGAGATGACAGGGGTGCCGGTGAGGGTAACCTGGGTGGTACCGTCATACACCTTGTCACTGATACTCAGTCCGGTGATGGAGAGTTCCTTCTTGTTTACGGTGAGCAATCCCTTCTCAATGGTGATGATGTAGTTGGAAGATGAAGCACCGGTGACGGTGATGTCATAGGTACCGGCGTTTCCGTACTGCTCGTAAGAGCAGGTGAACACGAGAGTGCCCAGATCTTCAAGCTTGTCGCTTCCCTTCAGTCCGGTGGCCGTTGCGGTGAACTCGGGGACCGCCTGACCGTAGGTAATGGACTTACTGTCGGCCTTGACGGTGAGGGGCACAGCGGTTATGGTCGAGTTGACGCTTCCCGCGATGCCGACCTTGGCATCCTTCACATAATAGTAGTATGTGTGGTTGCCGACATCCTTGATCATGGGGCACTCGGTGGTAC
The sequence above is a segment of the methanogenic archaeon ISO4-H5 genome. Coding sequences within it:
- a CDS encoding adhesin-like protein; the encoded protein is MSKYYGHMPESWFWVKGEAKSDTFTENPTLTSDIISAYADGLNIVIGVNWALKTYTLNVRGDTSYAEITDAKLGDTVTLWTHTYVPQYKAFSGWGIGESTYKEGDVTFDSVMAEAGDANSGVVSFTMVYIDIQYHIRYDPQGGVGSIEDLNLYVIGDEFHVAVPDSSVFYKYGYSFVGWKFNKDDDVIYEDTGTFKEELARNADTSTSTVTFYAVWAQKSYRISYELEGGRYGPSAPSYVRYGDDVPIDNPTRVGYTFEGWTATGLGTGALYKSKSDNMMHWNGTLVEATVFRDLTESSSPVILTAHWAVASYNTQYLPNGGTWTSISSSQYQIRIGDTIELPTVRDATKTGYSFAGWGIDTANVIPAGTKLTEAMVGDSSTFTLYAIWTPVIYQLQYRYITDSQYSTINVDYGTSAYVPILERAGYTFRGWTINGAGMEAEYSTDKTEWYKIGSSMVNGTYFRNMSTEAGAVITMNAEWTPIEYRVAYNCNGGTGIAPTDSNVYTVGTKLEMKEYSYLNGTNGSKTIIGWSLEINGSAVNVSEFTQGLCNAADATNTVNFYGVWISDMCTVIVDLEGGSPNFIPAGWIQNAEGKYEKMVNPNTNTKDALEDWSTVTISKGGYSFSGWEYNDSIVLSTVTAYPVFDKIQTTALYGFLAIIAAFPIIAVVIFVLNRPR
- a CDS encoding signal peptidase I, encoding MAFSEKFLTKKNAVTIAAVAIIALSIFFVFFNLNGNSADFSNRDIRLIITDSMDGEPQDYEIRTIPKDSLVMVEILSDSEKENLKVGDVVQFRYGNVYNHHRVIANDVESRTITTQGDNTDAPDSPMSYDKVRGKVVGVNHVLGELVTFVKAYVLVILIFFVAVYVAIRLVEEIRKEKGAS